A genomic region of Streptomyces sp. R33 contains the following coding sequences:
- a CDS encoding TetR/AcrR family transcriptional regulator: MAARTTEPEGTHETPVPQRLLAVATRLFAERGYDRTSVQEIVEAAGVTKGALYHYFGSKDDLLHEVYSRMLRLQQQRLDAVADSDAPVEERLRVAAADVVVTTIENLDDAAIFFRSMHQLSPEKFKQVRAERRRYHERFRALVEEGQRTGVFSTATPADLVVDYHFGSVHHLSTWYRTDGPLTPQQVADHLADLLLRALRP, encoded by the coding sequence ATGGCTGCCAGGACCACGGAGCCCGAAGGCACGCACGAAACCCCGGTGCCGCAGCGGCTGCTGGCCGTCGCCACCCGGCTGTTCGCCGAGCGCGGCTACGACCGCACCTCCGTACAGGAGATCGTCGAGGCGGCCGGGGTCACCAAGGGCGCGCTCTACCACTACTTCGGATCCAAGGACGACCTGCTCCACGAGGTGTACTCGCGGATGCTGCGTCTCCAGCAGCAGCGCCTGGACGCCGTGGCCGATTCCGATGCCCCGGTCGAGGAGCGGCTGCGCGTCGCGGCCGCCGACGTGGTGGTCACCACCATCGAGAACCTCGACGACGCGGCGATCTTCTTCCGGTCGATGCACCAGCTCAGCCCGGAGAAGTTCAAGCAGGTACGGGCGGAGCGCCGGCGCTATCACGAGCGCTTCCGGGCGCTGGTCGAGGAAGGCCAGCGCACCGGAGTGTTCTCCACTGCCACGCCCGCGGACCTGGTGGTGGACTACCACTTCGGCTCCGTCCACCACCTGTCCACCTGGTACCGCACGGACGGCCCGCTCACGCCGCAGCAGGTCGCCGATCACCTCGCCGACCTGCTGCTGCGCGCGCTGCGACCGTAG
- a CDS encoding AMP-binding protein: MTRPSGYAAKPWLGLLSPAQRAPVSPPPSVLHAFRDAVARGPERTALAYFDGRLGYAETDALSDSVAGHLAVRGIRRGDRVAVMLQNTPHFVLAVLAAWKAGAVVVPLNPMYKSGEIGHILRDSGASALICDGGAWTAYVAEAVRGTAVRVALTASDRDFQTRNDPRVFAPTEPGSATAPVPTAPGSAPASAGTAGLIPQPRRPLAAAAPSGPARPDAETAAMPAPAAVPAPAGGVAPADLTAVARQGHPAPPDPGLTAADTALISYTSGTSGTPKGAMNPHGALTHNAVRQVTGHPLPEGAAYFALAPLFHITGMVCELAACFANAGTLVLAHRFDAGVVLDAFLEHRPAYTVGPATAFMALAAHPEVTPDHFASFQVISSGGAPLPPALVERLRAAFGFYLRNGYGLTECTAPCASVPVHLEAPVDPASGTLSVGLPGADTLVRILDEHGGEAPFGVTGEIAVRGPQVVPGYWGLPADTAKAFPDGELRTGDVGFMDADGWLYVVDRKKDMINASGFKVWPREVEDVLYTHPAVREAAVVGVPDPYRGESVKAYVSLRPGTSVRPEELSAYCAARIAAYKYPRQVEILPVLPKTTSGKILRRELRDRG, translated from the coding sequence GTGACCCGGCCCTCCGGCTATGCCGCCAAGCCGTGGCTCGGGCTGCTCAGCCCGGCCCAGCGCGCCCCCGTCTCCCCGCCGCCCAGCGTGCTGCACGCCTTCCGCGACGCCGTCGCCCGGGGCCCGGAGCGCACCGCGCTGGCCTACTTCGACGGCCGGCTCGGCTACGCGGAGACCGACGCGCTCTCGGACTCCGTCGCCGGCCACCTCGCGGTGCGCGGCATCCGCCGCGGGGACCGGGTCGCCGTCATGCTGCAGAACACCCCGCACTTCGTGCTCGCCGTCCTGGCCGCCTGGAAGGCCGGGGCGGTGGTCGTCCCGCTCAACCCCATGTACAAATCGGGCGAGATCGGGCACATCCTGCGCGACTCGGGGGCTTCCGCGCTGATCTGCGACGGCGGCGCGTGGACGGCGTACGTGGCCGAGGCCGTCCGCGGGACGGCCGTACGGGTCGCCCTGACCGCCTCGGACCGGGACTTCCAGACCCGGAACGACCCGCGCGTCTTCGCCCCGACGGAGCCGGGCTCCGCCACCGCGCCGGTCCCGACCGCGCCGGGCTCCGCGCCGGCGTCGGCAGGCACCGCCGGACTGATCCCGCAGCCGCGACGCCCACTGGCCGCAGCCGCCCCGTCCGGACCCGCCCGCCCCGACGCCGAAACCGCCGCCATGCCGGCCCCGGCCGCCGTCCCGGCCCCGGCCGGCGGGGTGGCCCCGGCCGACCTCACCGCCGTGGCCCGCCAGGGCCACCCCGCCCCGCCGGACCCCGGCCTCACCGCCGCCGACACCGCGCTCATCAGCTACACCTCCGGCACCAGCGGCACCCCCAAGGGCGCCATGAACCCGCACGGCGCGCTCACCCACAACGCCGTCCGGCAGGTCACCGGGCACCCGCTCCCCGAGGGCGCCGCGTACTTCGCCCTCGCGCCCCTGTTCCACATCACCGGCATGGTCTGCGAGCTCGCCGCCTGCTTCGCCAACGCCGGCACGCTCGTCCTCGCCCATCGCTTCGACGCCGGCGTCGTCCTCGATGCCTTCCTCGAGCACCGCCCCGCCTACACCGTCGGCCCGGCCACCGCCTTCATGGCCCTCGCCGCCCACCCCGAGGTCACCCCGGACCACTTCGCCTCGTTCCAGGTGATCTCCTCCGGCGGCGCCCCGCTCCCGCCCGCCCTCGTCGAACGCCTCCGCGCCGCCTTCGGCTTCTACCTGCGCAACGGCTACGGCCTCACCGAGTGCACCGCCCCCTGCGCCTCCGTGCCCGTGCACCTCGAAGCCCCGGTGGACCCCGCCTCCGGCACCCTCTCCGTGGGCCTGCCCGGCGCCGACACGCTCGTACGGATCCTGGACGAGCACGGCGGCGAGGCACCCTTCGGCGTGACCGGCGAGATAGCCGTCCGCGGACCCCAGGTCGTCCCCGGCTACTGGGGGCTGCCGGCGGACACCGCCAAGGCCTTCCCGGACGGTGAACTGCGCACCGGCGACGTCGGTTTCATGGACGCGGACGGCTGGCTCTACGTCGTCGACCGCAAGAAGGACATGATCAACGCCTCGGGGTTCAAGGTCTGGCCGCGCGAGGTCGAGGACGTGCTCTACACCCACCCCGCCGTGCGCGAGGCGGCCGTGGTCGGCGTCCCGGACCCGTACCGCGGCGAGAGCGTGAAGGCGTACGTCAGCCTGCGCCCCGGTACCTCGGTGCGGCCGGAGGAGCTGTCCGCGTACTGTGCCGCCCGCATCGCCGCGTACAAATACCCGCGGCAAGTGGAGATCCTGCCTGTTCTGCCGAAGACGACGAGTGGCAAGATCCTGCGACGGGAACTGCGCGATCGCGGCTGA
- a CDS encoding exo-beta-N-acetylmuramidase NamZ domain-containing protein: MTLSRRGLLGLAGTTGALGTLGAAGAAPVRPPDPAAGAADRVRTGFEQLAADGYAVLAGQRVGVVTNPTGITADARHLVDVLHADARVDLVAVFGPEHGFRGTAQAGDSEAAGRDPATGLPVYDTYGKSGQKLADVFTAAGIDTVVFDIQDVGARFYTYIWTLYDCMRAAALAGKAVVVLDRPNPVGGRRAAGPVLERAYASGVGREPIALAHGMTVAELALLFNGEFLAAQPVRLSTVRMTGWRRDSFFGATGLPWVPPSPNVPTPDTALAYAGTCLFEGTNLSEGRGTTTPFEVVGAEGVDRRWAEAAEALGLPGVWFREAYFTPTFSKHAGKVCGGVRLIVHDRAAFDPVRAGIGLLVTAKRAWSGFAWRTDHWIDQLTGSDRVRKMVDAGAGVEEIAGDWAVGLERFAAVRGRYLLYP, from the coding sequence ATGACGCTGTCACGACGGGGGCTGCTGGGACTGGCGGGGACGACGGGGGCCTTGGGGACGCTCGGGGCGGCAGGCGCGGCGCCCGTACGGCCGCCGGACCCGGCAGCCGGAGCCGCCGACCGGGTGCGCACGGGCTTCGAACAGCTCGCAGCGGACGGCTACGCGGTGCTCGCCGGGCAGCGGGTCGGGGTGGTCACCAACCCCACCGGGATCACCGCCGACGCCCGCCACCTGGTCGACGTACTGCACGCGGACGCCCGCGTGGACCTGGTGGCGGTGTTCGGGCCGGAACACGGGTTCCGCGGGACGGCGCAGGCGGGCGACTCGGAGGCGGCCGGGCGCGATCCGGCGACCGGGCTGCCGGTGTACGACACGTACGGCAAGAGCGGGCAGAAGCTCGCGGACGTGTTCACGGCCGCCGGGATCGACACCGTCGTCTTCGACATCCAGGACGTCGGGGCGCGCTTCTACACCTACATCTGGACCCTGTACGACTGCATGCGCGCGGCCGCGCTGGCCGGCAAGGCGGTGGTCGTACTGGACCGGCCGAACCCGGTGGGCGGCCGGCGGGCCGCCGGGCCCGTGCTGGAGCGCGCGTACGCGAGCGGCGTGGGCCGGGAGCCGATCGCGCTCGCCCACGGGATGACGGTGGCCGAGCTGGCCCTGCTGTTCAACGGGGAGTTCCTGGCCGCGCAGCCTGTCAGGCTGAGCACGGTACGGATGACCGGGTGGCGGCGGGACTCCTTCTTCGGGGCGACCGGACTGCCCTGGGTGCCGCCGAGCCCGAACGTGCCGACGCCGGACACGGCCCTCGCGTACGCCGGCACCTGCCTGTTCGAGGGCACCAACCTGTCGGAGGGGCGCGGGACGACCACGCCCTTCGAGGTGGTCGGCGCGGAGGGCGTGGACCGGCGGTGGGCGGAGGCGGCCGAGGCGCTGGGGCTGCCCGGGGTGTGGTTCCGGGAGGCCTACTTCACGCCGACCTTCTCCAAGCACGCCGGGAAGGTGTGCGGCGGGGTCCGGCTGATCGTGCACGACCGGGCGGCCTTCGATCCGGTACGGGCCGGGATCGGGCTGCTGGTGACGGCGAAGCGGGCGTGGAGCGGTTTCGCGTGGCGCACGGACCACTGGATCGACCAGCTGACCGGCTCGGACCGGGTCCGGAAGATGGTGGACGCGGGGGCCGGGGTCGAGGAGATCGCGGGCGACTGGGCGGTGGGGCTGGAGCGGTTCGCGGCGGTGCGGGGGCGGTACCTGCTGTATCCGTGA
- a CDS encoding SDR family oxidoreductase, whose product MKGDPVSAYQDQRVVVTGAGGGIGAALAHRFAAEGARVAVNDLDAARAAAVADGIGARAIAVPGDASAVVAQAREALGGRVDVYCANAGLASGGDAFADEGVWEAAWDTNVMAHVRAARLLLPDWLERGSGRFVSTVSAAGLLTMIGAAPYSVTKHGALAFAEWLSLTYRHRGVQVHAICPQGVRTDMLTAAGSAGDLVLAPTAIEPEAVADALFDGMEKGRFLILPHPEVADYYAARATEPDRWLGSMNHLQQKWETR is encoded by the coding sequence ATGAAAGGTGATCCCGTGAGCGCGTACCAGGACCAGCGAGTCGTCGTCACCGGCGCGGGCGGCGGCATCGGCGCCGCCCTCGCCCACCGCTTCGCCGCCGAGGGGGCCAGGGTCGCGGTCAACGACCTCGACGCCGCCAGGGCCGCCGCCGTGGCGGACGGGATCGGCGCCCGGGCGATCGCGGTCCCGGGCGATGCCTCGGCCGTCGTGGCCCAGGCCCGCGAGGCCCTCGGCGGACGGGTGGACGTCTACTGCGCGAACGCCGGACTCGCCTCGGGCGGCGACGCGTTCGCCGACGAGGGCGTGTGGGAGGCGGCCTGGGACACCAACGTCATGGCGCACGTCCGTGCGGCCCGGCTGCTGCTGCCCGACTGGCTGGAGCGCGGGAGCGGGCGCTTCGTGTCCACCGTCTCGGCCGCAGGGCTGCTGACCATGATCGGAGCGGCGCCGTACAGTGTCACCAAGCACGGTGCGCTCGCCTTCGCGGAGTGGCTCTCGCTGACCTACCGCCACCGCGGCGTGCAGGTCCACGCCATCTGCCCGCAGGGGGTCCGCACCGACATGCTGACGGCAGCGGGCTCGGCGGGCGACCTCGTCCTCGCGCCGACCGCGATCGAGCCGGAAGCGGTTGCGGACGCACTGTTCGACGGCATGGAGAAGGGCCGGTTCTTGATCCTCCCGCACCCGGAGGTCGCGGACTACTACGCCGCGCGCGCCACCGAACCGGACCGCTGGCTCGGCAGCATGAACCACCTCCAGCAGAAGTGGGAGACCAGGTGA